From one Lolium rigidum isolate FL_2022 chromosome 4, APGP_CSIRO_Lrig_0.1, whole genome shotgun sequence genomic stretch:
- the LOC124708407 gene encoding uncharacterized protein LOC124708407 isoform X1 translates to MVMAGVFCFGYNTNVQVQPTNHEADAGRRNKCRHAMAAGSIWLVAVTFVFDLVVLGDCQGMFGGGDRGEQRRLLGRNGNDDGSHVAEGKLEEAVQHITKEIPQQ, encoded by the exons ATGGTGATGGCGGGGGTGTTCTGCTTTGGCTACAACACTAAT GTGCAGGTGCAGCCAACCAACCATGAAGCGGATGCAGGCAGACGCAACAAATGCCGACATG CCATGGCTGCTGGATCTATCTGGCTGGTAGCAGTGACCTTCGTCTTCGACTTGGTGGTTCTAGGTGATTGTCAG GGGATGTTTGGTGGAGGCGaccgaggagagcagcgacgtctCCTAGGTAGGAATGGGAATGATGATGGAAGCCATGTGGCAGAAG GGAAACTGGAAGAAGCTGTTCAGCATATCACAAAGGAAATCCCGCAGCAATGA
- the LOC124708407 gene encoding uncharacterized protein LOC124708407 isoform X2 → MVMAGVFCFGYNTNVQPTNHEADAGRRNKCRHAMAAGSIWLVAVTFVFDLVVLGDCQGMFGGGDRGEQRRLLGRNGNDDGSHVAEGKLEEAVQHITKEIPQQ, encoded by the exons ATGGTGATGGCGGGGGTGTTCTGCTTTGGCTACAACACTAAT GTGCAGCCAACCAACCATGAAGCGGATGCAGGCAGACGCAACAAATGCCGACATG CCATGGCTGCTGGATCTATCTGGCTGGTAGCAGTGACCTTCGTCTTCGACTTGGTGGTTCTAGGTGATTGTCAG GGGATGTTTGGTGGAGGCGaccgaggagagcagcgacgtctCCTAGGTAGGAATGGGAATGATGATGGAAGCCATGTGGCAGAAG GGAAACTGGAAGAAGCTGTTCAGCATATCACAAAGGAAATCCCGCAGCAATGA